A window of the Podarcis raffonei isolate rPodRaf1 chromosome 4, rPodRaf1.pri, whole genome shotgun sequence genome harbors these coding sequences:
- the LOC128412075 gene encoding zinc finger protein 420-like, whose protein sequence is MKCGKSFRKSSTLTSHQRIHTGEKPYQCVECGKSFTDSSSLISHKRIHTGEKPYQCVECGKSFSQSSSLTFHQRIHTGEKPYQCVECGKSFRNSSSLTYHKRIHAGEKPYRCMECGKSFRNSSSLTSHQRIHAGEKPYQCVECGKSFRNSSSLTYHKRIHAGEKPYQCMECGKSFRNSSSLTYHKRIHAGEKPYQCMECGKSFRNSSSLTSHHTIHRGEKPYQCVECGKSFIRNSDLTSHQRIHTGEKPYQCVECGKTFSQSAHLTSHQRIHTGEKPYQCGECGKSFTESSSLTFHQRIHTGEKPYQCGECGKNFRKSSSLTSHQRIHTGEKPYQCVECGKSFRNSSSLTSHQIIHTGEKPYQCIECGKSFRKSSHLTSHQRIHAGEKPYQCVECGKSFRKSSHLTSHQRIHTGEKPYQCVECGKSFSQSSHLTSHQRIHTMVGKTIIQL, encoded by the coding sequence atgaaatgtggaaaaagcttcaggaagagctccactctcacttcccatcaaagaattcatacaggggagaaaccctatcagtgtgtggaatgtggaaagagcttcacagatagttcctctctcatttcccataaaagaattcatacaggggagaaaccctatcagtgtgtggaatgtggaaagagcttcagtcagagctcctctctcacgttccatcaaagaattcatacaggggagaaaccctatcagtgcgtggaatgtggaaagagcttcagaaatagctcctctctcacttaccataaaagaattcatgcaggggagaaaccctatcggtgcatggaatgtggaaagagcttcagaaatagctcctcccttacttcccatcaaagaattcatgcaggggagaaaccctatcagtgtgtggaatgtggaaagagcttcagaaatagctcctctctcacttaccataaaagaattcatgcaggggagaaaccctatcagtgcatggaatgtggaaagagcttcagaaatagctcctctctcacttaccataaaagaattcatgcaggggagaaaccctatcagtgcatggaatgtggaaagagcttcagaaatagctcctctctcacttcccatcacacaattcatagaggggagaaaccctatcagtgtgtggaatgtggaaaaagcttcattagaaactccgatctcacttcccatcaaagaattcatacaggggagaaaccctatcagtgtgtggaatgtggaaagaccttcagtcagagtgcccatctcacttcccatcaaagaattcatacaggggagaaaccctatcagtgtggggaatgtggaaagagcttcactgaaagctcctctctcactttccatcaaagaattcatacaggggagaaaccctatcagtgtggggaatgtggaaagaacttcaggaagagctcctcccttacttcccatcaaagaattcatacaggggaaaaaccctatcagtgcgtggaatgtggaaagagcttcagaaatagctcctctctcacttcccatcaaataattcatacaggggagaaaccctatcagtgcatagaatgtggaaagagcttcaggaagagctcccatctcacttcccatcaaagaattcatgcaggggagaaaccctatcagtgtgtggaatgtggaaagagcttcaggaagagctcccatctcacttcccatcaaagaattcatacaggggagaaaccctatcagtgtgtggaatgtggaaagagcttcagtcagagctcccatctcacttcccatcaaagaatccatacaatggtcggaaaaaccattatacagctttag